The following DNA comes from Anastrepha obliqua isolate idAnaObli1 chromosome 1, idAnaObli1_1.0, whole genome shotgun sequence.
AAATATGTAACACTATATTAATAACATCAggctattttaaatattttgtaacgaGATGTTCTCGATGAATTATGCAGTGAATCGGTTTGAATTTTGGAATTTGAGTTAGAGGCACATCAAGGGTTGAATTTTGAAGTACTAAATCTAATAAATCTTCTTTAACACGAAAGTCAGGTGAAACAAAACGTATAAAAACTTCCAATAGCGGAAGATCTTTGATATCTGAGGCtaatcgtaaaaatatatttaatagcaCAAAAAAAAGAGAACTCGCTTACATTTATCGACACAAATAATCTTTCTAAAAGCCGCAGATTCCTAGACGGtatcttttttatgtcatctttggcaTTTGTCACGAAGGCAGATGTACAAAATCGTTGATCTTTAAAAATAACACATggcaaaatttgtaatttttttagtgtaggtaatcgaatgagtcgacactttaaagtttggtgaaaaaatttcaaaacacccTGTCAAGTATAGAAAAAGGACTAACAGACCAGACGTTCTCTTTAGATTATTGCTGCTAAACAACCTTCAGCATCGATATCTAGACGGCATTCATGAGTCGACTGTTTGGTGGATTTTATCTGTGGATGTACCATGGCCCATATTcaaatgatgccattttttaCGTATAATTATTAAGcgtcgtattttgaataaaattagtgacgcctgaaagaatctaaatttgcatatgtaattattttaaaacaacatctgggtgcgccttttgaaataccctttattagGCTTTAGGGAGAATatgttgaaaatgaaaaatgactaaatttttatttcgctcTCTTTCCTCTATATTCTGTGAAGTTCAATTCATACCATAAATTGcctgaaaatacttatatactctGGGCAGGAAACTCATAACTCTTGGAATATATCTGGTAGCAATGTGTGCAGCTTAATTTTTTGTAGACTCTCATATTTTTTCGTACATCATTTTAGCTAAAAATCCTTGCTAtgttattacttatttattatactACATTTTACTGGCTACTGAAAAACTCTTCGGGTTAGGTAATCTATCAACTTCAAGTCTCAATGTCAATGTGACAGGAGTCTATTACGCATTGGCCTCGGCTCCGAACAAACTAGCCCGCTCTGTTTGCGTGTATGCATGACTGCACGTTTGTAACTTTATGTGCGAGTATGCATAACTATGCGAAATTCCAACTCGTTTTCATGAGTAAATGAAGAGAAATTAATTGAAAGGATAAAGACGTCTAAATTGTATGCAAGTCACATAGCCGATAAGCTCATCAGGAGTTGTGTGTGTTGCAGAGCAGACGATAGGCGGCGCGCACGAATGCACAGCGAAAGATTGATGAATTACAGAGGCACCAAGTCAACGCAGGACTGTGGCTACTTGTATACACTATACATATGCTTAAAGCACAGCCCACTGAGAAGAGTGGCTGCTACTACTGCTATCGATACATCACGGCAATGAGTTTCGTACACTGTCTTACcttaaatttacattatttacttacttacttgtctacaataaataaaaacaaacccaTTCCCTTTCCCCGCTAATTCAAAGTTGCACACAGTCTGCGCCAAAATCCATTATCTATCTGCTCCGACTCCCACTGCGACTTGATGAACTGCGACGCTTGATAATTGCCAGCAGACCGGATGCACTCGAGTCTGATGATTGTtgtttaattttcgttttcgtGAATTCCAACTGTTGCTACATGCTGGGGTTCCAACTCGACGAAGAGGAGTATCTGCAAAGTAGCACCTTTTTGAAGGCTTTCCGAAACACCTCATTGAAGGTTGTGTAAAAGATGGGATTGACCATCGATGAGGCATAGCCCAGCCATGTAACGACATCAAATACCCAGTGTGCTATGCGATTTTCGCAGTCACCACATATTGTGGGCAACAGATTGAGCACAAAAAAGGGCGACCACAGTATAACGAAGGTAAAGAATACAACACCCAGCACTTTTGTTGCTTTCTGCTCGAGTTTGATGATACGTCCATGGCGCGATGAATTCCGTGAAATCACGCTTGAGTTGCGCGAATGGTGTGAGCGTACGGTCTGATTGCGCTGCAGCTGACATGGTGAGGAGTGTGGTGTGCGAAATTGTGGACGCAATCTGCTTAAGTCAATCGTGTTGGTTGTGCTATCACCCGCGGAAGCCGAAGCGTGAAGATAGTTCATATTGTTGTGACTGCGCAGTGTGGCGGAACGTTGTAGTGGGGTTGCTGACGATGATGACGTTAGCGCGCTGCCGGTTTTGGTTGGGGTGAGTAGTAATGTGGTGCGCGCACTGCCGAAGCTGGAACCACGCCTGCGGTGACGGCTCGCATCCCACATCACAACCGAAGCAGTCTTTGAGATGCTGAGCTTACGTCGTCCCGGGCAGGGTGTGCCGGGTGGCGCACCTACGCTCAGATAACCAGTCGTACAGCCATCACTGGAATGCACGGTAAGCGAACTACCCGTATTGTTGCTGTTCATATGCGCAGCCGAGTTGGGGCTGAGACGTGAGACGGTGCCATTGCCGTTTGCAGTGCTTGTAACCAAAATACTACTCAGCTCCTCCTCGGGCGGATTGAGCAAGCTTTCGATATCCATAGCGTTGGTGACCTTAAAAGTGGTTGATATGATTTTGACCTCGGCTGGTTTAACACAATTTTGCAGCGGTCGATCGCCGAAGTATGGGCACGTGCATACTGGTGGCAACTCAATCTGCTTTTCACTGACTCGTTGATAATGCGATTTGTTGATTTGCTCTACATCTGAATCGGAATGTCCTTTAGCGGGCGACGCATCACAGTCGGTACTAGTAGTCGCTTGACTGTTTTGGCGGGAGAGGAAGAGTAATGCATTCTTGGGTAAGCTGTTGAAGCGGTTACGCCGTTGTGGTGGTGGCGTATCGGGTCGTACCTCTCGTATGCCCTGTGTGGCCGTGGAATAGCGCCGACGATTCTTGCAGGGCATCATTGAACGCTGCGCTTTGCACGATGGCGAAAGAgatctgaaaatatttaaaaacggaGGAAGGTTGAAGAAAATTTGGCGAGTAAGTTTTTTAAGTTCTAAACAgatataattatgtatattttggTTTAACAACGAACATTTTTAAGGTTCTAAGTGATTCACTTGCATTTGCGAActccaagaaaaaaaaagaaatataaacgaATGAGGCACCAGGGTGGAACTGGTAAGGGATACCTTCTTTGGTTTTGaccagaaaaatatattttttgatttgttcatGAGTCTAAAGCGGAGGTATAGAAAGTACTCAAACTCTTGAAATCACACATGAGGAATTCGATAAACAGATGAGACTAGAGCACAAACataagaaatttgtatttttagcttgcattttttaaagaactttccagtttcaataaatttttaacacttGTAAAATGAATAATGGCGAATCCAAACTTCATATCTCTACGTTTTTGATTCCAATATATATAGGGGTTATGAATCTTTTTAAAGAGCATCAGCTTGTCTTTTAATTTGAGTGTTCAGTAGCAGGCCTCAATTAGAAGTAATAATAGAGGATTAAATTTAAGTTGGTGTGAgtaattgtaataatttataTAGTTATATTTCTACAACTGATTTAAATGGATATTCAAAGATGATAATTCTAAATTGTCAACTTTTTTAAGACTTttctaccacaaaaaaaaactatggaaaaaaatattttccgatTATTTGTGTTGCCCTCTTTCACTCGATACTCACTTCTCCATATTCTTGCCGTAATAATAAGGTCctttaaaaaaacattcactTATTCTAAAAAACTAAATGGATCTACagttcatttcattaaaaattaatttaaatgcgACCAAATTGCCATACTCCAGTCTTGGTCCAGTCGCTTGTAAAGAAAACTTTTTATGTTGTATTAGCTTACTAATAATATCACTGCGGAATAAATGATCTCCAGTCCTTGTAGTATGAGTTGAATGACCGATTTTCTTATgcaaatttattaacaattacAAAGCTATATTAAGTATTTCAATccattaaaaaacgaaaactcaGGACTCAAATTTTCGCTGATTACGGCCGCcttagccaaatgggttggtgcgtgactaccattcggaattcggagaacattttaattctaatagcggccgcccctcggcaggcaatggcaaacctccgaacgtatttttgccatgaaaagctcctcataaaaaacatctgccattcggagtctgcttaaaactataggtccctccatttgtgaaacaacatcaagacacacgccagaAATGGGAAGAGGAGTtctgccaaacacctaacagaagtgcacgcgCCAAATATGCTTAGTCCTGCCAAaaattctgttacaagttaagtccgttatagatatgaaattataatacttttttttaaagaagttagttttatttaaacatgtaagtaataaaaaaacaatttaatttttattcgaaatagtcaccatttgcttttacactagccttcaaacgattaggccattcagttaTTGCAGTACGCACGGTTTCCACGGATATTGACAACGctactcgaaccaaagattgttggAGACTCTCGAAATTTcggtgaggtcttcgacaggccaagttgtccaattctgaccacaaagtAGTTCAATGGGTTCAGCAGTTTTAGCATAGGTTTTGTCAttctgcttattaaaaacttgttcaaaagtgaacattttctcatctgtgaaaataatattttcatgaatgTTGAGCgagtgccaccgaagaagctgcttgcatctgtcgagtataATTTGCTTCAAGCGCGTtgccaaaagatgaccagtGGAGCGATTAGTTGATTGAATTGATTAATTCCCCTGAATATAATTTTCTGcattctaaggggatttctgctaATTCTTCCACGAATGGCCTTTATGGCTGCACTAGTTCGAAACACAcaaggacgaccacttctttttctgtccgtcacttcagacgttttgGGAAAAACGAATGATTCTGTGGCAAAGAAATATCCTCGAAATATtcgttttttccaataaaatcgtaaatctcacttgcacttttatccCACTCCCATTTTCCTTAACCCTCCActtcattgttaacaagcgaaatctgccacgaaactgagtataatttatgaataGACAATGCAaacgaacaaaagcaataataacagaaatttttgaagtgaaacttcttttgtctcgaaggatgaaacgctgtgaggagtaaaaccatagcgtttcatcgatatgtgacgctacgccagcgccatctgttaaaagcgtggcgtggatgaaacgctgtgaggagtaaaactacgctaaactacgtaaaactcacgctatgccagcgccatctgttaaaagactggcgtggcgtgtcgtcgtgaatgtaatgcggtcgtttattattgcattcttatcgaatgtaatttgtaaatatgacatttgattgacggccgccgtagccgagtgggttggtgcgttatcaccattcggaattcacagagaggtcgttggttcgaatctcggtgaaagcaaaattaatgaaaacatttttctaatagcggtcgcccctcggcaggcaatggcaaacctccgagtgtatttctgccatgaaaaaaatctgctcataaacatatcataaaacaaaatgaaataaatgtataaaaaaaaaaaaaaaaaattttcttgtgattcgaaccaaggatttcggatcggaagcccacattgctagccgctgggctatcgcgctgtgctgtcgccgcaaaataatgtatcataaatctgtttaccataccaaagaccatacactttgcgaacgcatttcggtggaaacagttgacagttatcccaaacacaatattattagtaacgcgagacgcgtcatagagtgtgtgtgtagttttgagcaaatcttacaaacatattttgttttgttgattgatttctgttaaatatagcatcaaatcaacaaaaacggaaaccgaaaacaggtgctgaacggcaacgtgagtatttggagcgtaaaaaattaagagctactgttgaacaccgtgacagggaatcctccggttgtacgataagtgataatttgtagtaccaacaacaagatgcggaactaccattgatgcagtatttcatcgataccttgatagattagaatgtagatcattttttacgtatttcagttaccataaagcccttgtttcatttttggaaaacgaatccaataatgataatgacaatgccgagaaccaaatgtaattgagtacaataaattcatttctttttatattaaaataaataaataattctgtttaataaaattccattccatgctttccatgacttctgcatgcattatattgaaataatagttaaattattgatttgttgataaaagaagtttcacttcaatcgtgcgggttccgtgaactaccacacactttctttttttcaacgAATTTGTTCACACTGTATGCATTGTAGAATTTGCCActgaatttatggcaagactaagcaTATATTGTACTTAACtgtttggggtaaacctttttACCTCCAACTCTTTGTCTagcgctgttctagtttgttgttCCCTTCTGAGTAATAGGATTtgcccaagtctgaaaaatagccattcgtttctgcaatcacctcctgccaAACGCCATaatataccgatctggctgaaacttcgTGTTTGTTATTTCAAGAGATTCttctaattataaataacttgGATCTGCACCAGTAGtacatctctctgactttgcgcCGGCTTTCCAAACGCCCCGTATAAAatcgtaacctaacctaaataacTCTGCTTCAGACAAAAATGACAACGCCGTTGGTAGATTATAT
Coding sequences within:
- the LOC129249553 gene encoding rho GTPase-activating protein gacF yields the protein MSSNNNNKGNNKKLAKLKDVSKGYTNNEKITNSYFPLSSLCCLIWICLDVLFCTASIMHLCTISVDRFFSLAFPMRFGRNKTSRRVFLKIGLVWFLSLSTSLPLCLMYLKNHDSVLINGTCQIPDPVYKLVGSIICFYIPLFVMLLTYCLTIRLLAKKSHNLDGMSQPQTPGWASIWLGQSSAFERRRTWRQLLRPNSSAVTQAQSANSTDTELSTLDTHELWLTESNTPEHAATTVTALQQFGAEMLKLSRGLESVASSSTTCSPTKSEFSSSNHFTGNSPQHYVANKQSSQQQSHLQHHQQQQQHLSGEHQQIPTAALAAAAADSPLLLRSTSLRRSARRGRKRSLSPSCKAQRSMMPCKNRRRYSTATQGIREVRPDTPPPQRRNRFNSLPKNALLFLSRQNSQATTSTDCDASPAKGHSDSDVEQINKSHYQRVSEKQIELPPVCTCPYFGDRPLQNCVKPAEVKIISTTFKVTNAMDIESLLNPPEEELSSILVTSTANGNGTVSRLSPNSAAHMNSNNTGSSLTVHSSDGCTTGYLSVGAPPGTPCPGRRKLSISKTASVVMWDASRHRRRGSSFGSARTTLLLTPTKTGSALTSSSSATPLQRSATLRSHNNMNYLHASASAGDSTTNTIDLSRLRPQFRTPHSSPCQLQRNQTVRSHHSRNSSVISRNSSRHGRIIKLEQKATKVLGVVFFTFVILWSPFFVLNLLPTICGDCENRIAHWVFDVVTWLGYASSMVNPIFYTTFNEVFRKAFKKVLLCRYSSSSSWNPSM